The Megalobrama amblycephala isolate DHTTF-2021 linkage group LG13, ASM1881202v1, whole genome shotgun sequence genome contains a region encoding:
- the LOC125243344 gene encoding uncharacterized protein LOC125243344 isoform X1, with protein sequence MNRVEEWVLENKDSIEKGVEIMGQGCEVLAATVGQFHPILEAVFLASAEILGNPDGKEAKFLAEQFEKINQKLEGIQDEIDQIALEMQRTTMNKQNFDREAKIISQYEKFQDFVNAKPKFKEKKKDKFISQYENTGGDLNIDALYNAVTGENFAGDAILDTVVTTEKRSRKPVEEFCARLKKIFVMGIIAVMGHAALKEGAVGEAMVKKWQDRMEDVETRMKAAVDDCIENFPLQAKTDVEHQLLEQQASVDPEFAGLILDMLEKKYYWVSWSVRVFNHSGIFFWNWLAGKKYHGSGGGGNFFDLLTPNSIRIVVSFSADPKPINKSQLLDQIEAQKLKGNMQSVAQTLWKTLPNTVVHAISCYKKVEEKNNFQPECFYFGRHKRAYLCIHSE encoded by the coding sequence ATGAATCGGGTGGAAGAATGGGTTTTGGAGAACAAGGACAGTATCGAGAAAGGAGTGGAAATCATGGGGCAAGGTTGCGAGGTTTTAGCGGCCACTGTGGGACAGTTCCACCCCATTCTGGAGGCCGTGTTTTTGGCCTCAGCCGAGATCCTCGGCAACCCAGATGGAAAAGAAGCCAAGTTCCTTGCTGAGCAGTTTGAAAAGATCAACCAGAAACTCGAAGGTATTCAAGATGAAATCGACCAAATCGCTTTGGAGATGCAGCGGACAACCATGAACAAGCAGAACTTTGACCGTGAGGCGAAGATAATCAGTCAGTATGAGAAGTTTCAAGACTTTGTCAATGCTAAGCCTAAGTTCAAGGAGAAGAAGAAGGATAAGTTTATAAGCCAGTATGAGAACACTGGTGGCGATCTGAACATTGATGCCTTGTACAATGCTGTAACTGGAGAGAATTTTGCTGGAGATGCCATATTGGACACGGTTGTGACCACAGAGAAAAGGAGCAGAAAGCCAGTGGAGGAGTTCTGCGCCAGGCTAAAGAAGATATTTGTCATGGGAATTATAGCAGTTATGGGTCACGCCGCCTTAAAAGAGGGAGCGGTAGGCGAGGCCATGGTGAAGAAATGGCAGGATCGCATGGAAGACGTAGAGACACGCATGAAAGCGGCGGTGGATGACTGCATTGAGAATTTCCCCTTGCAAGCCAAGACAGATGTGGAGCATCAACTTCTGGAGCAACAAGCCAGCGTTGACCCAGAGTTTGCAGGACTGATACTGGATATGCTTGAGAAGAAATATTACTGGGTTTCTTGGTCAGTTCGGGTGTTCAACCACAGTGGCATATTCTTCTGGAATTGGCTTGCTGGCAAAAAGTACCATGGAAGCGGTGGAGGTGGCAACTTTTTTGATCTTCTGACCCCAAACAGCATCAGAATCGTGGTATCTTTCAGTGCAGACCCGAAACCCATCAACAAGAGCCAGCTGCTAGATCAGATAGAGGCACAGAAGCTGAAGGGAAACATGCAGTCTGTGGCTCAGACACTGTGGAAGACTCTTCCCAACACTGTGGTCCATGCCATTAGCTGCTATAAGAAAGTAGAAGAGAAAAACAACTTCCAGCCAGAATGTTTCTACTTTGGGAGGCACAAAAGGGCATACCTGTGCATTCATTCTGAATAG
- the LOC125243344 gene encoding protein rapunzel-like isoform X2: MAEQLQKLVAQKKDVVETAMEMFEQGAEVLASIAGDLFPVFSIAAPIVKLALDNVESKEAEYMKEQFQKVRERLEVVSEEIQQINQEIKKSGVDATYFSVEENLTNQFRKFMDVLNAKPKFREVRKKTFLEHFNRTGGDKNLHTLYNAVTGDNFSGESVLEITLNYEQKSRRAVEEFCAMLKKLFCIGLIALLGQAALKGDDDEEKLLQDWSEKMKVVQSKMNVVIEDCINSFPAQAELDAKRIVRDQSDKSNQQLADMLVEHLKKKYDWVCWSVRIFNSPTGLFTNKKDFQGLTGKSRFLVPASDDKLNVVVSYSASPEPLDKARIQSLVTEQKKIAMTPMAELLFDAIPLCVVHTVKTSCKDLGFSSSFSDELHYFEEFKNFYVFLHSA; this comes from the coding sequence atggccgagcagctgcagaAACTTGTTGCACAGAAGAAGGATGTTGTCGAGACCGCGATGGAAATGTTTGAGCAGGGTGCAGAAGTGTTGGCCAGCATCGCTGGAGATCTGTTCCCTGTGTTCTCCATTGCAGCTCCTATTGTCAAGCTGGCGCTGGATAATGTAGAAAGCAAAGAGGCCGAGTACATGAAGGAGCAGTTCCAGAAGGTGCGAGAGCGCCTGGAAGTCGTTTCTGAAGAGATCCAGCAGATAAACCAGGAGATCAAGAAGAGTGGGGTAGATGCCACCTACTTCTCCGTGGAGGAGAATCTAACCAACCAATTCCGCAAATTCATGGACGTCCTGAATGCGAAACCCAAATTCAGAGAGGTCCGAAAGAAAACGTTCCTGGAACACTTCAACAGGACAGGGGGTGACAAAAACTTGCACACTCTGTATAATGCCGTAACAGGAGATAACTTCTCAGGAGAGTCTGTTCTGGAAATCACTCTGAATTACGAGCAAAAGAGCCGCAGGGCGGTGGAGGAGTTCTGCGCTATGCTTAAGAAATTGTTCTGCATCGGTTTGATCGCCTTACTGGGACAGGCGGCATTGAAAGGCGATGACGATGAAGAGAAGTTGCTTCAAGATTGGAGCGAGAAAATGAAAGTGGTCCAGTCTAAAATGAACGTCGTGATTGAAGACTGCATCAACAGCTTTCCGGCGCAGGCCGAGCTGGACGCCAAACGCATAGTGAGAGACCAAAGTGACAAAAGCAACCAGCAACTGGCCGACATGCTGGTGGAGCACCTGAAAAAGAAATACGACTGGGTGTGCTGGTCAGTCCGCATATTTAACTCGCCCACTGGGCTGTTCACCAACAAGAAAGACTTCCAGGGTTTGACAGGAAAGAGTCGCTTTCTGGTGCCTGCGTCGGATGATAAACTAAATGTTGTGGTCTCCTACAGCGCCTCGCCTGAACCCCTCGATAAAGCCAGGATACAGAGCCTGGTCACGGAGCAGAAGAAGATCGCGATGACGCCGATGGCTGAACTGCTTTTTGACGCGATCCCTCTCTGTGTGGTCCACACAGTCAAGACCTCATGCAAAGATTTGGGCTTCTCCAGCAGCTTCTCTGATGAGCTGCACTACTTTGAAGAGTTCAAGAACTTTTATGTCTTTCTACATTCTGCTTAA